One stretch of bacterium HR11 DNA includes these proteins:
- the nqo2 gene encoding NADH-quinone oxidoreductase subunit 2: protein MSSRVEPAYRYLTPEVCARIEALRPRYPDRRALLMPALWAIQEAHGWIPLEAQTELAAYLEIPAVWVHEVVSFYNMYHERPVGRYLIYVCGNIACSLRGARRLLRYLLDRLGVTERAVTPDGLFTVERVQCIGACELAPVVQVNGEFIGPVDEARLDDLITTLRAKAREATP, encoded by the coding sequence ATGTCATCTCGCGTCGAACCCGCGTATCGCTATCTGACGCCGGAGGTTTGCGCCCGTATCGAAGCCCTCCGGCCCCGGTACCCGGACCGGCGGGCCTTGCTCATGCCGGCCCTTTGGGCGATCCAGGAGGCTCACGGCTGGATTCCCCTGGAGGCCCAAACCGAGCTGGCGGCCTATCTGGAAATCCCCGCCGTCTGGGTCCACGAAGTCGTGTCCTTTTACAACATGTACCACGAGCGGCCCGTCGGACGCTATCTCATCTACGTGTGCGGCAACATCGCCTGTTCGCTCCGGGGCGCCCGGCGCCTGCTCCGGTATCTCCTGGACCGGCTCGGCGTGACCGAGCGGGCCGTGACGCCCGACGGCTTGTTCACCGTCGAGCGGGTCCAGTGCATCGGCGCCTGCGAGCTGGCACCGGTCGTTCAGGTCAACGGGGAATTCATCGGGCCCGTCGACGAAGCCCGGCTGGACGACCTCATCACCACATTACGGGCGAAGGCCCGGGAGGCCACGCCGTGA
- the dagK gene encoding Diacylglycerol kinase — MIPILPEYQNIAIIINPKARRGMVYPQVRKRLETVLRDLRIQAEWLETQGPGHATELARRLRSEAIDMLLVAGGDGTVNEVVNGWLGHTVPIGILPIGTSNILARVYGIRGSLEGACIRVFYGKPRPIPVGQANGRYFVLMAGVGLDGEVVAVTTPEQKLRWNRLAYAWHALRLALRPCPYELRVYPLDGEDLLMKATQVIVTLVPNYGGFFRIIPPQWLAGHPMWAVGFQKNRWWNYTKYCLLAIPGWHVRLPDVVTLQVSEGLRIESTPACTPVQVDGEAVGSTPVRVRLVDATVRLVTPAF; from the coding sequence GTGATTCCCATCTTGCCAGAGTATCAAAATATAGCGATTATCATCAATCCGAAGGCGCGCCGGGGGATGGTCTATCCCCAGGTCCGAAAACGGTTGGAGACCGTCCTGCGGGACCTGCGGATCCAGGCCGAATGGCTGGAGACCCAGGGGCCGGGTCACGCGACCGAGCTGGCCCGCCGTCTGCGGTCCGAGGCCATCGACATGCTCCTCGTGGCCGGCGGGGACGGGACGGTCAACGAGGTCGTCAACGGCTGGCTGGGTCACACGGTCCCGATCGGCATCCTCCCGATCGGGACGTCCAACATCCTGGCCCGGGTGTACGGTATCCGGGGAAGCCTGGAAGGGGCCTGCATCCGGGTCTTTTACGGTAAGCCCCGGCCGATTCCCGTCGGGCAGGCCAACGGGCGCTACTTTGTCCTGATGGCCGGGGTCGGCTTGGACGGCGAGGTCGTGGCCGTCACGACGCCCGAGCAGAAGCTTCGGTGGAACCGACTGGCCTATGCGTGGCACGCCCTGCGGTTGGCCTTGCGTCCGTGTCCTTACGAACTTCGGGTCTACCCCCTCGACGGGGAAGACCTTCTGATGAAGGCCACGCAGGTCATCGTGACCCTGGTCCCCAACTACGGGGGGTTCTTTCGCATCATTCCGCCGCAGTGGCTCGCCGGGCATCCGATGTGGGCCGTGGGCTTTCAAAAGAACCGTTGGTGGAATTATACTAAGTACTGCCTCTTAGCGATTCCGGGGTGGCACGTCCGACTCCCCGACGTCGTGACCCTGCAGGTCTCGGAGGGCCTCCGCATCGAGTCGACCCCGGCGTGCACGCCCGTCCAGGTCGACGGTGAAGCGGTCGGTTCGACGCCGGTCCGGGTCCGACTCGTGGACGCCACGGTCCGCCTCGTCACGCCCGCCTTCTGA
- the pspA_2 gene encoding Phosphoserine phosphatase 1 yields MDWRGVGLQARDLHRHENTSEQGTMVFASVRLRVCLFRHGETWHNRERRYSGRRDAALTPEGEWTFHRWRAVVRHWPVSMFWTSPLPRAVTCARILRGPDLIPLVWSSTLIEMDFGRWDGASWEEIPVVERETWRQWATDPWRYSPPGGETLADVARRLEPFWSLLQDPRHRGLWVVVSHLAPIKILLLWAMDVPVDRSFRLFLSPGSLSVIAFPEDGRPVVEAVNCPYSAAGSLNL; encoded by the coding sequence ATGGACTGGCGGGGCGTCGGTCTGCAGGCCAGAGACCTGCACCGCCATGAAAACACAAGTGAACAAGGCACGATGGTCTTCGCATCCGTCCGTCTGCGGGTCTGTCTGTTCCGCCACGGGGAGACGTGGCATAACCGGGAACGGCGCTACAGCGGCCGTCGGGATGCGGCCCTGACGCCGGAGGGGGAGTGGACCTTCCATCGGTGGCGGGCCGTCGTGCGTCACTGGCCTGTGTCCATGTTCTGGACGAGCCCTCTCCCGCGAGCCGTCACCTGTGCCCGGATCCTCCGGGGGCCTGACCTGATCCCCCTTGTGTGGAGCTCAACCCTCATCGAGATGGACTTCGGCCGCTGGGACGGCGCTTCCTGGGAAGAGATTCCCGTCGTCGAGCGGGAGACCTGGCGGCAGTGGGCGACCGACCCGTGGCGGTACAGCCCACCGGGCGGCGAGACGCTGGCCGACGTCGCCCGCCGGCTCGAACCCTTCTGGAGCCTCTTGCAGGACCCCCGTCATCGGGGCCTCTGGGTCGTCGTTTCCCACCTGGCGCCCATCAAGATCCTTCTGCTATGGGCGATGGACGTCCCGGTCGACCGTTCGTTTCGACTGTTTTTGAGTCCCGGGAGTCTGTCCGTGATCGCCTTTCCGGAGGACGGCCGGCCCGTCGTCGAGGCGGTCAATTGCCCGTATTCGGCGGCCGGGAGCCTGAATCTATGA
- the ndoA gene encoding Endoribonuclease EndoA, giving the protein MKIRRGDIVLVDFPYVDEPGRSKVRPAVVVQNDVGNRFSPYTIVIAVTSQAAGKAYPIRVALPADETTGLRQPSFADAGLVATIAKDRIQKVIGRVAGEVLRQIDQALAISLGMEEF; this is encoded by the coding sequence ATGAAGATTCGCCGGGGAGACATCGTCTTAGTGGACTTCCCGTACGTCGATGAACCCGGCCGCTCGAAGGTCCGGCCGGCCGTTGTCGTCCAGAATGACGTGGGCAACCGTTTTAGCCCATATACCATCGTCATCGCCGTGACGTCTCAGGCGGCCGGTAAGGCCTATCCAATCCGGGTCGCCCTGCCCGCCGATGAGACGACGGGCCTGCGTCAGCCGTCTTTCGCGGACGCCGGTCTGGTCGCCACGATCGCAAAAGACCGTATTCAGAAAGTCATCGGCCGAGTGGCCGGGGAAGTCCTCCGCCAAATCGACCAAGCCTTGGCGATCAGCCTGGGCATGGAAGAATTCTAA
- the resA_3 gene encoding Thiol-disulfide oxidoreductase ResA, whose amino-acid sequence MDLRRWLTDTRTIAIPGSVGLLLFGVWLFFHHRPPYPGNPAPDLTIYGLDRGLAYELRSFRGRWVLLNFWTTWCPPCREEFPALVRLWEQMSADGRWVFLWVNVAEPDNQVRRFLQDVARSLERPFDTWPVFLDPTGQAGPRFGVWAFPETFLIDPRGRIVERIIGPQAWDQPSWRQRLQSLAGSR is encoded by the coding sequence ATGGACCTCCGACGTTGGCTGACCGACACCCGCACCATCGCCATCCCGGGAAGCGTGGGCTTGCTTCTGTTCGGCGTTTGGCTGTTCTTCCACCATCGACCGCCCTATCCCGGCAACCCGGCGCCTGACCTCACCATTTACGGCCTCGACCGGGGCCTGGCTTACGAACTCCGGTCCTTCCGGGGCCGGTGGGTCCTCCTTAACTTCTGGACGACCTGGTGCCCGCCCTGTCGGGAAGAGTTCCCGGCCTTGGTCCGCCTATGGGAGCAGATGAGTGCCGACGGCCGCTGGGTCTTCCTGTGGGTCAACGTGGCCGAGCCCGACAATCAGGTCCGCCGCTTTCTCCAAGACGTGGCCCGAAGTCTCGAACGGCCCTTCGACACGTGGCCCGTCTTTCTGGACCCGACGGGGCAGGCCGGACCCCGATTCGGCGTGTGGGCGTTCCCGGAGACCTTCCTCATCGACCCCCGGGGTCGGATCGTCGAGCGCATCATCGGGCCCCAGGCGTGGGACCAGCCGAGCTGGCGCCAGCGCCTGCAGAGTCTGGCGGGGTCCCGATAG
- the pyrD gene encoding Dihydroorotate dehydrogenase B (NAD(+)), catalytic subunit, which translates to MSAVTLSIDVGPLRLRNPILLASGTCGYGLEMEPWVPLDAVGGIVTKSLSPRPRPGGPPPRIAELPTGMLNAIGLENIGLNAFLEQKLPALRARGATVIVSIFAETEDEFAAMVERLDGVEGVAAIELNISCPNVKAGGMEFGTSPTMTERLLRLLRPRTRLPLIAKLTPNDTNVFDVGAAALAGGADVLSLVNTFLGMAVDVRRERPLLANVVGGYSGPGIKPIALRMVYEMVRRTGAPVIGIGGIQTVEDVLEFLFVGARAVQLGTVNFRDPTAAGRIVRELAQFLAERGLASVEAWVGRVARVVSGAPVHWVS; encoded by the coding sequence ATGTCTGCCGTCACCCTGAGTATCGACGTCGGTCCCCTGCGGCTTCGGAACCCCATCCTCCTGGCCAGCGGCACGTGCGGCTACGGCCTCGAGATGGAGCCCTGGGTCCCCCTGGACGCCGTCGGGGGCATCGTCACGAAGAGCCTCTCGCCGCGGCCCCGGCCGGGCGGGCCGCCGCCCCGGATCGCCGAGCTCCCGACGGGGATGCTCAACGCCATCGGCCTGGAAAACATCGGCTTGAACGCCTTTCTGGAGCAGAAGCTCCCGGCTCTTCGGGCCCGGGGGGCGACGGTCATCGTCAGCATCTTTGCCGAGACGGAAGACGAGTTTGCGGCGATGGTCGAGCGGCTCGACGGCGTCGAGGGCGTGGCGGCCATCGAGCTGAACATCTCGTGCCCCAACGTGAAGGCCGGCGGGATGGAATTTGGAACGTCGCCGACGATGACCGAACGGCTCCTGCGCCTCCTGCGACCCCGGACGCGCTTGCCCCTGATCGCCAAGCTGACGCCGAACGACACGAACGTCTTCGACGTCGGGGCGGCCGCCCTGGCGGGCGGGGCCGACGTCCTGTCGCTGGTCAACACGTTTCTGGGCATGGCCGTGGACGTCCGGCGGGAGCGACCCTTGCTGGCGAACGTCGTCGGGGGGTACTCGGGGCCGGGCATTAAGCCCATCGCCCTCCGGATGGTCTACGAGATGGTCCGCCGGACGGGAGCGCCCGTCATCGGCATCGGCGGCATCCAGACGGTCGAGGACGTCCTGGAGTTCCTGTTCGTCGGGGCGCGGGCCGTCCAGCTCGGGACGGTCAACTTCCGGGACCCGACGGCGGCGGGGCGCATCGTGCGGGAGCTGGCTCAGTTCCTGGCCGAGCGGGGCCTGGCGTCGGTCGAAGCTTGGGTCGGTCGGGTCGCCCGGGTCGTCTCGGGGGCGCCGGTCCATTGGGTGTCGTGA